A segment of the Capra hircus breed San Clemente chromosome 19, ASM170441v1, whole genome shotgun sequence genome:
TGGTTATGCTGAAACTGCAGCCCGATGGGAAACTCTTACCCATGGTCATCCAGGTGAGAGGACCCGGGCTGTAGGGGAGCGGTAGTGGTCAGATAGAGAATGCTAAGTGACTTTGAAGAGAGAGGGAAGCGTTTAAACATGCAAGGGGCGCGGGAGTCTGCTGTGCACTGGCcctcacccctccctccccctcactCTTGTCCTTGCTCCAGCTCCAACTGCCACACAAGGGGTCCCCACCACCCCCGCTTTTCCTGCCCACGGATCCCCCGATGACCTGGCTCCTGGCCAAATGCTGGGTCCGGAGCTCTGACTTCCAGCTTCACGAGCTGCACTCTCATCTCCTGAGGGGACACTTGATGGCTGAGGTCATCGCTGTGGCCACCAGGAGGTGCCTTCCGTCTATACATCCTATGTTCAAGGTAACACTTTAAACCACTTCCCCCTCGCCCCCAAACTCTCTACCCCACAGTGAGGTTCCATCTCTGGAGGCACCTTCTCCGTGGAATCTCAGTGTTTGgggagaaaatcaataaaagacAAGTGAGCAAGACGTGAGAGCGTGGCTTGCTCTGCATTTTTAACGTTGATATCACTTGCTGAGGAGATAAAAGTGACTCCCTaatggggtggggagtggtgggAGGGTGAAGGGTGGGGAGTGAGAAATCTTACACTTTTTATGTATAAAGCACAGTTACATATACAGTATATACACAGAATACACAAATGACTGAGGATTCCCTCAACAAGAGGGGACCGTGCAAATAATAGAAGACTTTTCCAGTCAGTTTTGAAGGGTTCTCAAATAGAATCCTTCACAAAGGCCAGTTACAGGGGCTCAGGTCAACAAGAGCAGCCTGGCTTATTACAGTGAGAACAGAGTGTTCATCCATTAACTTTTCTTGAGAGTCTCtgacatggcaaaaaaaaaaaaaaaatgccattctaGATGCCAGTGCTAAGCAAGACAGGCAAGGTCCTAGTCTTtgggggttgtcatttccattAAGGGCTACCAGACAGCATTATAATGGATCAGCTGTGATGAGTCCACTGCAGAGAATCAGAGCAGGGTGATGTGACAGTGAGCTTAGACTGGGTGGTTGGGAAATGCTCCTTTAAGGAGGtggaagagagaatgaaattatatggtggacttccctggtggtccagtgattaagaatccctctgccagtgcaggggacatgggttcaattctcgGTTCAGGAAGATGCTGAGGAGTAAGCCCGTGGAGCACAGATACTGAGACCACATGCCcagagcccatgccccacaacaagagaagccatcacaatgagaagtcgCTGCTCCCCAAGAGAGAATAGCTCCCCCTTGCCTCAACTAGTGAAAGCCCAAGTACAGCCAGGAAGACCTAGTGCGGCCAAAaaccaataaataataaaaagaaattacaggGAGCCAGTCATAGGATGAGGAAGGGGCATATTGCTTTAGGCAGAGGGAACAAACAGTGccaaggtcctgaggcaggaacaAGCTTGGTGTGTctgaaggacagaaagaaagTGAGTGTAATGGAGAAAGGGGAGGGAACTGGGTGAAGTTCTGGAGGTAGTGGATTAGATCATGTTCTGGGGAAGGCAAAaaaatctgtttgtttttttgtatacAGGACATATGTACATAGAGAACATTACAGATGGCATATCTGTAGCACTAAATGTCATGGGGCAGGTGagagtacaaaaaaaaaatctaagaagcCTCCTTAGAGAAGTGATAATTAAAAAAGGTGGAGAAACATTGAGCTAGACCTTGGTCTTACACGCAGAGAAAAGGAGAATGGCTTCCTTCAGTTATCAAAGAACATTATTGTCGAGAGGCCACTGGTCTTCAGTCTGCTTTTCCTGAGGACTTGGCACTTTTCCTGCTTTTCAGCCCATATTTCCTTCAGGGACCAGCCACAGCTGTCTTCtgaccctgtccttccctgtttcTCTCCCTCCAGCTTCTCATTCCACACCTGCGATACACCATGGAAATTAACATCCGGGCCAGGACTGGGCTGGTCGCTGACAAGGGAGTCTTCGACCAGGTACCAGGAGAGGAAGTGGGATTCACGCTCCCTCTGGCCTGAGGGCAGGTGGATTTGCCTGACCACGCTGTCTTTGCCCCTCAGGTGGTGAGCACAGGTGGGGGCGGCCACGTGGAGCTGCTCCAGAGAGCAGGAGCCTTTCTAACCTATAGCTCCTTCTGTCCCCCTGATGACCTGGCTGACCGGGGGCTCCTGGGAGTCAAGTCTTCTTTCTATGCCCAAGATGCCCTGAGGCTCTGGGAAATTCTCTCTCggtgaggtgggaggaaggcagggctggtggtggggggaggctgGGAGAAGAGGAGGTCTGTGCCCCAGCCAGGGGTCTGCAGGCCCTGGCCTGACCACGTGGGTAAGGAGTAGAGGGCCTGAGGGCTCCGTGTTTGTCAGCCTCCACTCTCCCACCCTGACCCCTCCGCTGGCAGCTACGTGGAGGGGATTGTGAGTATCCACTATAAGACGGACGAGTCTGTGAGAGACGATGTTGAGCTGCAGGCCTGGTGTCGAGAGATCACTGAGATTGGGCTGCTGGGTGCCCAGGACCGAGGTAGGATGAGCCCCAAGACTCCAACATGTGACTCTTCCCTAGAACTTCCCCAGAATCTTTTCTACTTCTTATGGAACCTTCCAGAAGCATTTCCAACTCCTATGAACACACCCAAAGCTTTCCCAGACTCCTTTTCCTCTCAGCTAGAGGCAGGTCTCCATCCTGTGCAGGGGGAGCCCCTCTAGGTCCCAGATGCAGTGGGACCAGTGGTTGCTCtccaagaaaaaaacaacaaaacaaatccctgatttgtagcatttgcccATCCCCATGATGTAAATAGTCCCATCGTGGCTACCAGGGTAATGTCATTTGGTTTGCTAAATACTTGAACATTTGACATCCTTGGTCCCTGTGAGCCAGTGTGAGCTGCACCAGCACCCCACTGAGTGGGACCCTCCCAAAAATTTCCCTGCTTCCACCACCCCAGCCCACACTCAGTCACTCCCCACCATGCTTACTGAGAGCCCTTGGTCTCCTCCTCAGTTCCTACGAGCTCTGCCTCTAGCCTCGGCCTCCCAGCTTCTAACTCTCCTTTCCACTGCAGGGTTTCCCGTcaccctgcagtccaagggccagCTGTGCCACTTCGTGACCATGTGTATCTTCACCTGCACTGGTCAGCACTCCTCCACTCACCTGGGCCAGGTACTCATCACAGAGGGCCAGCTGAGCATCTGTgcctggagtggggagggggccatGTGCAGGTGGGCTAAGGGATTCTCCTGCTTAGCAGACAGTGAGTTTAGATACCTGCCCTTTGTAGCTGGACTGGTACACTTGGGTCCCTAACGCACCCTGCACAATGCGGCTGCCCCCACCGACCACCAAAGATGTGACCCTGGAGAAAGTGATGGCGACACTGCCGAACTTCCATCAGGCTTCTCTCCAGATGTCCATCACTTGGCAACTGGGCAGACGCCAGCCCATCATGGTGAGAGCTGGGCGCGGGTCCCGAGGAAGGGGACAGGCACAGGGAGGTGTGGCACTCCAAACTGCGGGGCTAAAGCTCTCAGCTGCCTTTTCTCTccgtcccaggtggctctgggTCAGCATAAGGAAGAGTACTTCTCAGGTCCTGAGCCCAAGGCTGTGCTGAAGAAGTTCAGGGAGGAGCTGGCTGCCCTGGAAAAAGACATCGAGATCCGGAATGCCCAGCTGGACTGGCCCTATGAATACCTGCGGCCCAGCCTGGTGGAAAACAGCGTGGCCATATGAGTACCCCCAGCCGTGGGTTGTTTCAGCCCTCTTCCACCAACCACATCCTCTTCCCAACTTCCATCTTCCCCCAAATCACCTTTCCACTGTCCACACCCACCGTAAACAAATCTGACTTTAGATACACCACCTAGGGAAGTCATTCCCATTTCTTCCTCTCTGCCCCCGCCCTTCCTCCTTGATCATTCAGATCTCCCATTGAGCAGTAATAGCCACATTTATACAAACAGTTTCAAGAATAGAATAGGGTATCATACATATTACTCCATACCTTTAGAATCAAGTATGACTTTGAACCTAAGTTGAGTTTAATGACAAGAAAAATGGCATTTTAgactaaggaaagaaaagaatttagTCCAGACTCCTaaatcaaggacttccctggtggctcagtggcaaagaatccacctgcaatgcaggagatgcaggtttggtccctgggaggggaagatcccctggaggagggcatggcaacctactccagtagtcttgcctggagaatcccactgacagagcctggagggctatggtccattgggtcacaaagagttgaacacaactgtagtgactaagcatgcacacacgcatccTAAGTCAAATACTGGCAGAAGAATATACAGCATAACTTTCTAACCGGGTGGGATTCACCACTTGTCCTGAAACCAGACACAACACAAAGCAATTAACACAGCAGTTCTCacaatttttatttcatgactCACTCAGTTAGAAAATGATCAATGGAAGGAAACTGGTTAAACGACAGAAACTGCTCTCAGCTGGAGATATCTGGCCTCAGTGTTTTCCCCAAAGGATCCTTGTCTGTAACCCATTGGCACTTCATCAGTTGGGAAGCaccaaataaaaatgattagCTGGAAAAGTACTAAAAATCTCATTATTTTAACAAGTAACAACAAAGGAGTCAGTAAAATCCAACTTCTGTATCTGATTAAAATTTCGGAAAAATAAACTAGGAAGTTTGATTTCTTAATATGATTGTctgtggatattttaaaatagaaactaaCAGTAAACACAAGCCATAAGTGTTTCCTTTACAGTACGATCAAAGTTGCTTCTTGCTTCTGATTCTGTTTAGTTTGGCAGAAGACATATGGGTGATGCTTGGTCTGATCCTTGAAGGAAGAATAGGAAATAAACAAGAGAGGTGGGAGTAGAATTTAATGATGGGGTCTATCTCAGTTCAgcgcagttgctcagttgtgtctgactctttgtaacctcatggactgcagcatgccaggcttccctgcccatcaccaactcctggagcttgcttaaacttatgtccatcaagtaggtgatgccatccaaccatctcatcctctgtcatccccttctcctcctgccttcaatctttcccagcatcagggtcttttccaaggggtctgtctgctgctgctgctaagttgcttcagtcgtgtccaactctgtgcgaccccatagacggcagcccaccaggctccaccatccctgggattctccaggcaagaacactgcagtgggttgccatttccttctccaatgcatgcaagtgaaaagtgaaagtgaagtcgctcagtcgtgttcaactcttggcaaccccatggactgcagcctaccaggctcctccgtccatgggattttccaggcaggagcactggagtggggtgccattgccttctccgaaggggTCTATCTAGGAGAacccaaaggggcttccctggtggctcatatggtaaagaatctgcctgcagtgcaggacatcTAGGTTTGAtccgtgagtcaggaagatcccttggagaagggaatggct
Coding sequences within it:
- the LOC102179132 gene encoding arachidonate 15-lipoxygenase isoform X1; protein product: MPLSIFCPPPHLGLRNSMTEDGVVEPTAWCVRPLPLWLFLRRFARGPEGRASRAHPRTPSREPRLLILFCRRQEVEFQVDVSEYLGRLLFVKLRKRHFLSEDAWFCNWISVQGPGASGNEFRFPCYRWVEGDGILSLPEGTGRTVVDDPQGLFKKHREEELVERRKLYRWGNWKDGLILNIAGATINDLPVDERFLEDKRIDFEASLTKGLADLAIKDSLNILTCWKSLDDFNRIFWCGQSKLAERVRDSWKEDALFGYQFLNGTNPMLLRRSVRLPARLEFPPGMGELQAELEKELQQGTLFEADFSLLDGIKANVILCTQQYVAAPLVMLKLQPDGKLLPMVIQLQLPHKGSPPPPLFLPTDPPMTWLLAKCWVRSSDFQLHELHSHLLRGHLMAEVIAVATRRCLPSIHPMFKLLIPHLRYTMEINIRARTGLVADKGVFDQVVSTGGGGHVELLQRAGAFLTYSSFCPPDDLADRGLLGVKSSFYAQDALRLWEILSRYVEGIVSIHYKTDESVRDDVELQAWCREITEIGLLGAQDRGFPVTLQSKGQLCHFVTMCIFTCTGQHSSTHLGQLDWYTWVPNAPCTMRLPPPTTKDVTLEKVMATLPNFHQASLQMSITWQLGRRQPIMVALGQHKEEYFSGPEPKAVLKKFREELAALEKDIEIRNAQLDWPYEYLRPSLVENSVAI
- the LOC102179132 gene encoding arachidonate 15-lipoxygenase isoform X2, coding for MGLYRVRVSTGSSLCAGSNNQVHLWLVGEHGEAALGGRLRPARGKEVEFQVDVSEYLGRLLFVKLRKRHFLSEDAWFCNWISVQGPGASGNEFRFPCYRWVEGDGILSLPEGTGRTVVDDPQGLFKKHREEELVERRKLYRWGNWKDGLILNIAGATINDLPVDERFLEDKRIDFEASLTKGLADLAIKDSLNILTCWKSLDDFNRIFWCGQSKLAERVRDSWKEDALFGYQFLNGTNPMLLRRSVRLPARLEFPPGMGELQAELEKELQQGTLFEADFSLLDGIKANVILCTQQYVAAPLVMLKLQPDGKLLPMVIQLQLPHKGSPPPPLFLPTDPPMTWLLAKCWVRSSDFQLHELHSHLLRGHLMAEVIAVATRRCLPSIHPMFKLLIPHLRYTMEINIRARTGLVADKGVFDQVVSTGGGGHVELLQRAGAFLTYSSFCPPDDLADRGLLGVKSSFYAQDALRLWEILSRYVEGIVSIHYKTDESVRDDVELQAWCREITEIGLLGAQDRGFPVTLQSKGQLCHFVTMCIFTCTGQHSSTHLGQLDWYTWVPNAPCTMRLPPPTTKDVTLEKVMATLPNFHQASLQMSITWQLGRRQPIMVALGQHKEEYFSGPEPKAVLKKFREELAALEKDIEIRNAQLDWPYEYLRPSLVENSVAI